One segment of Candidatus Micrarchaeum acidiphilum ARMAN-2 DNA contains the following:
- a CDS encoding 3' exoribonuclease: MDAKDVILGNYIKELAKEGKREDSRGSMDFRDLKISRGVIDHAEGSAQADLGATKVLAGVKLVQEDVYEDTPDQGNLVVSAELLPLAAAEYETGPPSPEAIELGRVVDRAIRAGNCIDLKSLLLEEGKAWTVYVDVYVLNFDGNLFDASVIAAMSAILDARVPEYADGKADYTKREKKLKVDNVVSSTTFAKIGKAILLDPTGNEELGMDARLTISTDGKMIRAMQKGLAGSFSVEEIESLIAESLKKHAHMEKKIRG, from the coding sequence ATGGACGCTAAAGACGTAATATTGGGAAACTACATAAAGGAGCTTGCAAAGGAGGGCAAGAGAGAAGATTCTCGGGGAAGCATGGACTTCAGGGACCTAAAGATAAGCAGGGGCGTGATAGACCATGCAGAAGGGTCTGCACAGGCAGACCTTGGGGCAACCAAGGTGCTTGCAGGCGTGAAGCTGGTGCAGGAAGATGTGTATGAGGATACTCCTGATCAGGGCAACCTTGTAGTATCGGCGGAATTGCTACCACTCGCGGCTGCCGAATACGAAACAGGACCGCCCAGCCCGGAGGCCATAGAGCTCGGCAGAGTTGTTGACAGGGCAATAAGGGCAGGCAACTGCATAGACCTGAAAAGCCTGCTGCTCGAGGAGGGCAAGGCGTGGACGGTCTACGTTGACGTTTATGTGCTCAACTTCGACGGCAACCTTTTCGATGCAAGCGTGATTGCCGCGATGAGTGCTATACTTGATGCCAGGGTGCCCGAATACGCTGACGGCAAGGCAGACTACACAAAAAGGGAGAAGAAGCTGAAGGTTGACAATGTCGTTTCCTCGACAACATTCGCCAAGATAGGCAAGGCGATACTACTGGATCCGACCGGGAACGAAGAGCTCGGTATGGATGCCAGGCTCACTATAAGCACCGATGGCAAGATGATAAGAGCCATGCAAAAGGGCCTTGCCGGAAGCTTTTCAGTTGAAGAGATAGAGAGCCTTATAGCAGAGTCGCTCAAGAAGCACGCCCACATGGAAAAGAAGATACGGGGATAG
- a CDS encoding Translation initiation factor IF2/IF5, translated as MNIENICVVILTDEEYLKLLDRAFSKAPELSAEKSDFVIPPVESMIQGNRTTIRNIMQISDKARREPDTIAKYLSKELSVPVNYEEQRLILNGRFSNEDLNRIIRRYFEVYVICRECHKPDTHLESGSNRGMFTLVCEACGAHYGVKSY; from the coding sequence ATGAATATAGAAAATATATGTGTGGTAATTTTGACTGACGAGGAATACCTAAAGCTGCTCGACAGGGCGTTTTCCAAGGCCCCGGAGCTGAGTGCGGAGAAGTCGGATTTCGTTATACCCCCAGTGGAATCAATGATCCAGGGGAACAGGACCACAATAAGGAATATAATGCAGATATCGGACAAGGCGCGCAGGGAGCCTGACACCATAGCGAAGTACCTTAGCAAGGAGCTTAGCGTTCCGGTCAACTACGAGGAGCAGAGGCTGATATTGAACGGAAGGTTCTCCAACGAAGACCTGAACAGGATAATAAGGAGGTATTTTGAGGTTTACGTAATTTGCAGGGAGTGCCACAAGCCAGATACGCATCTTGAAAGCGGAAGCAACAGGGGCATGTTTACTCTGGTATGCGAGGCGTGCGGCGCGCACTACGGGGTTAAATCGTATTGA
- a CDS encoding S1 IF1 family protein: protein MIAGYRRGNPRKRNGPEVEHELKRPANGEVVGKVVKIAGATKFLVDCNDGKQRLCVIPGRFRRRFWIRENDVVLVKPWTVQSDERGDIIWRYSLQDIGRLRDMKIIS from the coding sequence TTGATAGCCGGATATAGGAGAGGTAATCCAAGGAAGAGGAACGGGCCTGAGGTCGAGCACGAGCTGAAGAGGCCTGCGAATGGAGAGGTAGTTGGAAAGGTAGTGAAAATAGCGGGCGCAACGAAATTTTTGGTCGACTGCAACGACGGCAAGCAGAGGCTCTGCGTCATACCAGGAAGGTTCAGGCGGCGCTTCTGGATAAGGGAGAATGACGTAGTGCTGGTAAAGCCGTGGACCGTGCAGAGCGATGAAAGGGGGGACATAATCTGGAGGTACAGCCTGCAGGACATAGGCAGGCTCAGGGACATGAAAATAATATCATGA
- a CDS encoding Ribosomal L37ae protein, with product MTKYSIRYGASLRKRHSKVKSQKIALYKCEICGKVEVERVGTGIWKCRNCKNTFAGGAYALTTAQGEIAKRLIEDLGHSGA from the coding sequence ATGACCAAGTACAGCATAAGATACGGAGCCAGCCTCAGGAAGAGACATAGCAAGGTAAAAAGCCAGAAGATCGCCCTTTACAAATGCGAAATTTGCGGCAAGGTAGAAGTCGAAAGGGTCGGTACTGGCATATGGAAGTGCAGGAATTGCAAAAACACGTTTGCAGGAGGCGCTTACGCTCTGACTACGGCGCAGGGCGAAATAGCAAAAAGGCTCATAGAGGATCTCGGGCACAGCGGTGCGTAG
- a CDS encoding 3' exoribonuclease — MGSSSNKPQLIVDGKRLDGRDFNELRPLKIEAGILANANGSAYLEWGNNKVLAAVYGPKEATPRHLADTNKAIIKCRYSMAPFSSMGDHGRSGPNRRAIEISKVTKEVFENVVMLEEFPGSEIEIFIEILQSDGGTRAAGITAAAVALANAGIHVKDMVYAVSAGRIDEHVVIDVNMIEDNYSDADMPVSISPKDNSVLLLQMDGGFTKEQFGEAMKMILESGKVISKVQRDALKRLYENAEKGGA, encoded by the coding sequence ATGGGTTCTAGCTCAAACAAGCCGCAACTCATAGTTGACGGCAAAAGACTTGACGGAAGGGACTTCAACGAATTGAGGCCATTAAAGATAGAGGCGGGGATACTTGCCAATGCAAACGGATCCGCATACTTGGAATGGGGCAACAACAAGGTGCTCGCGGCAGTATACGGGCCAAAGGAGGCGACGCCAAGGCACCTTGCAGACACCAACAAGGCCATAATAAAGTGCAGGTACTCCATGGCTCCTTTCTCATCCATGGGAGACCACGGCAGGAGCGGCCCAAACAGGAGAGCGATAGAGATATCTAAGGTCACCAAGGAAGTGTTTGAAAATGTCGTCATGCTTGAGGAATTCCCAGGAAGCGAGATAGAGATATTCATAGAGATACTACAGAGCGATGGGGGCACAAGGGCTGCTGGCATAACGGCGGCCGCAGTTGCCCTGGCCAATGCCGGCATACACGTAAAGGACATGGTGTACGCGGTAAGCGCAGGCAGGATAGACGAGCACGTAGTAATAGACGTAAACATGATTGAGGACAACTATTCCGATGCAGACATGCCGGTGTCAATATCGCCCAAGGACAATTCCGTGCTGCTTTTGCAGATGGACGGCGGGTTCACCAAAGAGCAGTTTGGCGAGGCGATGAAGATGATTTTGGAGTCCGGCAAGGTAATATCGAAAGTGCAGCGTGATGCGCTGAAAAGGCTGTATGAAAATGCAGAAAAAGGAGGTGCTTAA
- a CDS encoding Shwachman-Bodian-Diamond syndrome protein: MSGKTVIARFEQGKETFEILVNSDLAYEYITGKRKDPMSVLDAEEIFKDARKGERQGEEKIKKAFGTTDMATVVDHILKKGDVPITTEQKNRLMEEKRKQIIDIIARNSIDPRTNAPTPALRVENAMNEARVSIDPFKGPNEQVEAVVKKISLILPIKFAKIKINVNIPPEYSNRCYGILKQYGLKSEEWLSNGSLSAVVEFPAGMQTEFYEKINNATQGRAETKILE; this comes from the coding sequence ATGTCTGGAAAGACCGTAATTGCCAGGTTTGAACAGGGCAAGGAAACTTTTGAAATACTGGTAAACTCTGATTTGGCATACGAGTATATAACTGGGAAGCGCAAGGACCCTATGAGCGTGCTCGACGCGGAGGAGATATTCAAGGACGCCAGGAAGGGCGAAAGGCAAGGGGAGGAGAAGATAAAGAAGGCATTCGGGACCACAGACATGGCAACTGTTGTAGACCACATACTAAAGAAAGGGGATGTCCCAATAACTACAGAGCAGAAAAACAGACTTATGGAGGAGAAGAGGAAGCAGATCATAGATATAATTGCGAGAAACTCAATAGACCCCAGAACTAATGCGCCTACGCCTGCGCTCAGGGTGGAAAACGCCATGAACGAGGCCCGTGTATCGATTGACCCCTTCAAGGGCCCTAACGAGCAGGTGGAGGCAGTGGTAAAAAAGATAAGCCTTATACTTCCGATAAAGTTTGCAAAGATAAAGATAAACGTCAACATACCTCCAGAGTACTCTAACAGGTGCTACGGCATACTCAAGCAGTACGGCCTCAAGTCGGAGGAATGGCTTTCAAATGGCAGCCTCAGTGCTGTTGTCGAGTTCCCTGCAGGGATGCAGACCGAATTTTATGAAAAGATAAACAACGCAACCCAGGGCAGGGCAGAGACCAAGATATTGGAGTGA
- a CDS encoding KH type 1 domain protein — MRNFIFPGEVVAERQLRMDNTYIENGVTRSCIFGVFDDERRALIPLEGVWKPRSGDIVVGVVSDVTRNSYRVKLTDHFEGIYVPGKMEGTVFKVGDVMEAELGPVGRRPVIELERPRRLSGGVLINVKPVRIPRIIGREDTMIRQIIDITKCRVAVGRNGIVWISGKNLGIAMEAILKIEREAHVPGLTNRIKLMLEERIKENKSDSNGF, encoded by the coding sequence ATGAGAAATTTTATTTTTCCAGGTGAAGTAGTCGCGGAAAGGCAGCTGCGCATGGACAATACATATATAGAAAATGGAGTTACGAGATCTTGCATATTTGGTGTGTTTGACGACGAACGCAGGGCCCTGATACCGCTGGAAGGGGTATGGAAGCCCAGGTCCGGGGATATAGTGGTCGGCGTCGTGAGCGATGTGACAAGGAATTCGTACAGGGTCAAACTTACGGATCATTTTGAAGGGATATACGTTCCCGGAAAAATGGAGGGCACGGTTTTTAAGGTTGGGGACGTTATGGAAGCTGAGCTTGGCCCTGTTGGAAGACGGCCGGTTATAGAGCTCGAGAGGCCGCGAAGGCTCTCCGGAGGCGTGCTCATAAACGTAAAGCCGGTCAGGATCCCAAGGATAATAGGCAGGGAGGACACGATGATAAGGCAGATAATAGACATCACGAAATGCAGGGTAGCAGTAGGTAGGAACGGCATTGTATGGATCAGCGGCAAGAACCTGGGAATCGCAATGGAGGCCATACTGAAAATAGAGCGCGAGGCGCACGTTCCAGGCCTTACCAACAGGATAAAATTGATGCTCGAAGAAAGGATAAAGGAAAACAAAAGTGATAGTAATGGGTTCTAG
- a CDS encoding orc1/cdc6 family replication initiation protein — protein MQTLNDLLAESKIFAKREVLSPHYTPQKLIFRESEINSIERALAPSLKGQRGRNLFVYGKTGTGKTSCTRYVIGEVNSIPNNKARISYINCRIYNSRFRVLNKIISDHLPTYSKRGYGAVDLYEKLTGWIEEDSKILVVTLDEIDVVKDLDDLIYTLTRINSDIKAGGVTIIGISNKVSFKEELDPRSLSTLYESELVFAPYHPDEIYGIIKSRAAEGFKKDVVGDDILKYISAAAAKEGGDARFSLKVLSKAGELAEERGRTAVLMEDAVEAVRQAENDIVYDVIATLPEHQKLVLYSIVMLTDSGGTYKKLTDGVDTYLFSGEVYNRYKSLSEGMHKSAKSERWYRNYVSELEMQGLIMSFDSGKGIRGHTKLIKLLYPTKKTKAVLEKDLFGGAAEQRAQVLPDEE, from the coding sequence ATGCAGACGCTCAACGATCTCCTTGCGGAGTCAAAGATATTTGCAAAGAGGGAGGTCCTTTCTCCGCATTATACCCCGCAGAAACTGATTTTCAGGGAAAGCGAGATAAACAGCATTGAGAGGGCCCTTGCTCCATCACTCAAGGGGCAGAGGGGAAGGAACCTTTTCGTATATGGCAAGACAGGGACCGGGAAAACATCCTGCACGCGATACGTAATAGGAGAAGTCAACTCCATCCCCAACAACAAGGCCCGGATATCATATATAAACTGCAGGATATACAACTCAAGGTTCAGAGTGCTCAATAAGATAATAAGCGACCATCTGCCCACCTATTCAAAAAGAGGGTACGGTGCTGTTGACCTGTATGAAAAGCTTACCGGATGGATAGAGGAGGACAGCAAGATACTTGTAGTCACACTCGACGAGATAGACGTCGTAAAGGACCTTGACGACTTGATTTATACGCTAACCAGAATAAACAGCGATATAAAGGCCGGAGGCGTCACCATAATAGGCATATCAAACAAAGTATCGTTCAAGGAAGAGCTGGACCCGCGCAGCCTTTCAACCTTGTACGAAAGCGAGCTAGTTTTTGCACCTTATCATCCTGACGAGATCTACGGCATAATAAAAAGTCGTGCGGCAGAGGGTTTCAAAAAAGATGTTGTAGGAGATGACATACTCAAGTATATATCGGCTGCGGCGGCCAAGGAGGGCGGTGACGCGAGATTTTCGCTCAAGGTGCTTTCCAAGGCTGGCGAGCTGGCAGAGGAGCGCGGGCGCACTGCAGTTCTTATGGAGGATGCAGTAGAAGCGGTCAGGCAGGCCGAGAACGACATAGTTTATGACGTAATAGCTACGCTGCCCGAGCACCAGAAGCTGGTGCTCTATTCAATAGTTATGCTTACAGACAGCGGAGGCACATACAAAAAGCTGACCGACGGAGTGGACACTTATCTTTTCAGCGGCGAAGTTTATAACAGGTACAAATCCCTTTCAGAGGGGATGCACAAGTCTGCGAAGAGCGAGAGGTGGTACAGGAATTACGTGTCTGAGCTCGAGATGCAGGGACTGATAATGTCGTTTGATTCTGGAAAGGGCATTAGGGGACACACGAAACTGATAAAGCTGCTGTATCCGACCAAGAAGACGAAGGCTGTGCTTGAGAAGGATCTTTTCGGCGGCGCTGCGGAGCAGCGCGCTCAGGTACTCCCTGATGAGGAATGA
- a CDS encoding Proteasome endopeptidase complex, translating into MYPNIQAYDRGVMFSPDGRLFQVEYAKEAVRKGATSIGMVAEEGVVLLAHKNISEPLIIPSTVQKIFKVDSFIGATYSGLVSDGLHIVNLMRTKTQTHRMVYDETESVETMAREVSEEMQMATQYGGLRPYAISLILGGIDTEKRLFEVEPGASFSGYKADAIGVGKKIAEEMLVKDYKDSMSVEESIKLGVDILKKVNEKKLAPENVDISTIIEKKGYKPLSVKEIATYL; encoded by the coding sequence ATGTATCCGAATATCCAGGCTTATGACAGAGGAGTTATGTTCAGCCCAGACGGGCGCCTTTTTCAGGTAGAATATGCAAAAGAGGCCGTAAGGAAGGGTGCCACGTCCATAGGCATGGTGGCCGAGGAAGGGGTTGTGCTTCTCGCGCACAAGAACATAAGCGAGCCGCTGATAATACCAAGCACAGTGCAGAAGATATTCAAGGTAGATTCCTTTATAGGGGCCACTTACAGCGGCCTGGTATCGGACGGGCTCCACATAGTCAACTTAATGAGGACAAAGACGCAGACGCACAGGATGGTCTACGATGAAACCGAATCTGTCGAAACAATGGCAAGGGAGGTTTCCGAGGAGATGCAGATGGCCACGCAGTACGGAGGTCTTAGGCCTTACGCAATATCGCTCATATTAGGGGGGATAGACACCGAAAAAAGGCTGTTCGAAGTAGAGCCCGGAGCATCGTTTTCTGGATACAAAGCGGACGCCATAGGCGTTGGCAAGAAGATAGCGGAGGAGATGCTTGTCAAGGACTACAAAGACAGCATGTCGGTCGAGGAAAGCATAAAGCTTGGCGTAGATATACTCAAAAAGGTAAATGAGAAGAAGCTTGCCCCGGAAAACGTCGACATATCCACCATAATAGAGAAGAAGGGGTACAAACCATTGAGCGTAAAGGAGATTGCTACATATCTTTGA